Within the Montipora foliosa isolate CH-2021 chromosome 11, ASM3666993v2, whole genome shotgun sequence genome, the region AACGAAAGCCAGTCTTTTTTCGTGTATATCGCGTACATATAGAGCCGTACGAAATTTACTTTTGTCGGTCTTTTTCCAGCTTTGAATCCGAAATAACAGATCTCAGAATACGTTACACGGTCTTTTTGTCTTCAAGTACCCTGCAGTGAAACCAGCAATAAAAGCGTGACATGGCTACTTGAATAAACTGCTGACTTACTGCCTGCCTTAATGACTAAAGACTGCCTGGCGCCTGACTTCGCTGGCAGGCTGGATGACTGACTTTCTAATTGGTTCGTTGACCGTATGACAGACTGacttattgattgattgacagatTTAATCCTCGCTCAATAACAGGCCATGAAACATTTCCCACATTAAAGATGTTCTGATAGATCTAATTTCTTCATCTTTACCAGGTGAGCTTGTCCGTAAGAAAAGCTGGCATCTGCATTGGGTCAATGACGCGAAGAACACAAGCTGTCAACATTACTGAACAATGGCTTCTAGGTGAGTTTTGGATGGGAATTTTCTATCACACGGCACTGTTCACGTCCCTGTCTTGTCAGGGTGTAGTATAAAACTCCTGACAAAGGCCTTCTATATCACTCAATTGATTAATTTGTGTAAAGCACCGAAAAATTGATTCAGTATAAAGAAAGAAGTTCATTCGCTGTCTTGTACGAATCCTACGAATATTCTTTTAGCTAAAAACGTGCATCTACAATTATCTGATATTTGTTTTGTAGATTGCATTACCCAGCATGTCGTCCTGCCGTTTACAAACTACGCTCTCAATACTCCAGCTAAACGGCGGCGAGAAACAAGTCCGAGCTACTGAACTCTTAGCGTTAGAAAAGACACTGAGCCTGCTGCTTTGTTGTATGATTCGCTGGCGAGTTACTAAACACGAAAAGGGTTTCAAATCGTCAAGAGCTACTCCTGGCTGTTGGGCAAACTTTTCATGGAGTTTCATAATTTAACGTTGCAGACTTATGAATTcttatatttgttttaaaatatgtCGTAAGGCAAAGTGCAAACAAGTTTCCTCTGCCGTTTCTTTTCGGAGCGTTGTTGGAtgtccaaaaaacggctgcggaGATGCTTGGGAAACAGCAAACGAAGTGCATGAGGTTACAGGTAGATTGTAGGCCTGGTGATGCTGTAAATAGATAAAAAGTGAAAAGAATGGGAAGGGTTTTACcgaatttgtttttgttgggggggggggggggatagggGAATCAACATCCATTTTCGTATGGCACGCTTTTTCATCAATACTTTTAATTCTTATTTGGAAGAATAAGTGGAACGCGAGATAATTTTAATTGCAACGAAATAATCACACTTATTATTATCAATGGAAACCACAGCTGTATAGTTCAATAGGGTTTTCCACGTTTCCATGGAAAAATGCTCTCGTGATTTTACTTGGTAGAAAATTAGTATTGCTTCCATTCATCAGTATTGGTCTAAAGATTTCATGAAATCTCTATGCTGATTTTTATATGccagaataaagaaataaaatgacaCATCATCAGTTTCTTTGCCATTCACTTAACCGTCTTCATTCTTCTTTGTTTGCTCCCGCCCACGCAAAAGGCCTCTCCTCTGTCAGTTCGAGGGAGTGAAATTCCCCccaggggcgtagcgtccatatacgcacgtgcgtacctcgaaaatctaaaaatatatagtttattttattttatttattcataGATTTTTAGCGAAAAGCGACTTATCCACATGCAAGAATTTTCTCTTATTGTATTGCTGCTGTTCATTTTtatctacttttttttttctgagaggTCCGCAAAAGTACTCGACCCGATTTGACGGCAGCTTGAAACGCTTTCATTTCGAGTCAAAACTTATGAGTCCATGAGGTGTTCAAAGTACTCGGTTCAGTTGACATTTGAGTGGTAAATGAATAGGccaatttcgatgtattaaaattcagcttgaaagagatgTTTAGAGAACagtggatgatatgctaatatatttcacattcattgcaacttgcttctattgtttttgtcctctctgcctcactatcaagctgaatatatttcgaaaatggcctgtggagtatttcacatgacgtcacggcggccatgttagaggagtgaaacaaagaaacagcggccatgttggaggaacgaaatattcttttgggtATTGAACTCTATTCttatgaaaattcttccttttgtgttagtatgcaaatatggctgctAGTCATATgagcgaaaacactctattaaATGCCCCAGAGATCAATAAGCGACTTCTTTAGCCGGAGTGTGATTGACAAGGTCAGTGAAGCGGAAGTAACAGAAGGTAAGTTCCTTTTTGAAATTtaatcaaatgattttaaaaaggaGTTTTAGCCTTCTACAATTCTCGATTTAGTATTAAGAGGAGAGGATGTGATTaatgaaataaagaaagagaaaaaaggacAACTTCCTGTACGACATTTTTCACGTGAACTATAGATGGCGCTGCGgcgaggaaaaaaagaaaatcgaacgACATAAGACCGTTAAAACACGACAAAATTCGTAGCATAGCCCTAGTCATTTCACTTTGCAAATGAAAGTCGTCAATAGCAGTCATTTTCTGATTTTGTTACGTACCGACTGTTTGAGTGTCAGCTCTACCCGGAATCGTTCATatttttgggggagggggggggggggggtttatcTGAAGCCAAAAATCAACTCAATTCCGTATGAAAGACCATGTATTAAAGGATAGGATTCACCACATTATTTGCACCAATTGCTTTTACTTAAGAGAAATATGAGTTTGAAATTGCTTTTTCGCCCCTGGAACCGTGGGCGTCATTTATGGGTCAGCAGCTTCTAACACAGTTGTGACGTATGatggacaataataataaacacaAAGCTTGTAATTCTGTGGAGATTATCGAGATATTTATTTTATCATGAGCGGAGTGGAGCCTTTTCAGTTCAAAACTCCAACAAACCCTCTTTCAGAAAGACACAGGATGTCAACTCATACTACACATTTCTCTTCCCCATATCCTACGTCACAAACTTGAAAGAGAAGCGCTGGCAGGAGCGTTTTGAGCCTCCGTATATACCAAAGCCGCATTTTGAGCCAACTATCGATTGAAAAGCTTTCCTTAATGCGTGCAACGTgtagtttgagaaaaaaaaaaagaatgagaaATTGTTTAACAAGCGTAGTTGTTGAAATGAAGTGACAAAATAGTTACAATGGATTTCCAGTTCACCGGAAGCACTCAAGCTCTAAATTTACATTAAATTACATGCAGATTGCAAACTGGagagcaattaaaaaaaaaaaatgccaccAGAACAATTTCGAGTGGAATCAGGCTGCTGCCGCCTCGACAGCCTAACATCTTCGCGCGGCTGGCTCGATTGCAATACCGAAATATTAATTGTGAGTCCCAAATTTTGCAAGGAATGTATAGGATCCTCATAGACTATCAGCGCCTTTGCCAGAAAACGATTTGTCATTAATCACTGACCGCTAATATTAGTCGCTGATTATCAAAACATTAAGGCTTTAAATTGGAAAGATTAAGGTTACAGTTTGTCGAGTTCTTTGAACTTTTGAGAGTAATTTGAGTGTAGAAAGGCGCCCTTTAGAAGCAAATGTGTATGCTAATGATGAGAACAACGAAAACAATGAAGTCGGCAAAATTTTCCTTCGATTTTATGAACTGAGTAATCATTCTTTTTAAACTTGAAGAGCAAGAGGACTAGACTAAGGTACTGATGACAAAAGATACAAAGACAAAAAGAGATAAGCTTACTCCGTTAGCTAAAAAAGTTTGAAGCTGCCCGTCCACAGTTTGGTTGTTAAGTCCAATCCAagtttcaatattttcagatctttGCTAGCATGACCTTGAGATTTACTTTTTGAGAGGAGGCGTGAACTTGGGGACAGCCAAAGCAGCTGTGAAAATCAAATGTCAGACGTAAGTTCTTCGATTAGTAATCTCCTCAAAACAGTCCAGGCATGTTAGGCTAGCGTGCATCTGACTCGCACAAATTGAGCTGCAAATGAAGTCGGAAAGATAGCAGTGCGTTCAAATTTAGTTACTAGACGGTCATTTCCAATACGAAGGAAAATAATCATCAACAATTTAGGTCAAACTCAAACACATTACTGCCGCCGTGGGAAAAGTCACGACACTCGCTGGTGAAAATAAACAGGACGTGCTTTCAAATTGTCACAactgttttcattcaaaaagcTCTAGAATAACCTCAAAGTCAACTGGTTTGGGTCATGTTTCCTCACCTGCTTCAATGAACTGATGCCAAATTGTGCCAGGATTTCATCCGACGGTTGTACTTAAATGTTTTCTCCCATGGGCTGTTTATTGTTTGAGGTGTGAGAGAGAGATTGCGGTGGGTGGACGTGGAATTTGCGCATGATCATGATCAGCAGAGCGTGGGGCCTTAAACAATCTGAATCCATCTTGCTACAATAGGTCTGTCCAAGAGAAATTTTCTGTCGTTTCCATCCTGTTGTGCTTTGCCTCATGACAGTTGCAGATCGGTTTGGCAATAAATTACCAAGCTGAGAAAATCTTGTACTGAAAGAAATGTTATATGTTAACTCAAGAAAAAGTATCAGACTAAAAAGAAATCCCCCACTCCCACTTTCTGCTTCTCAAGAATGAAATGGCCTGTTTCCAGGCTGCAAAGCTGCGTTTTCGACGCTCAAATTTCAAatagaattttaaattgaatgAACGAAATTTATATAAATTGAAATGTGGGTCATAGACGAAATGTACAacatacatttctttctttcatcgagtcctttcacgggaacaaacgAGCCCAACAAATCGACCTGCTCCATATGCAAGTGTGTATCGGTAGAGCATAGCTGTCGCCCCTAGCGGCCGGGAGCGATAAGaggcggctgtattcgcagggtaggtagagcgttgcaccggcattgcagaggtcacgggttcgagtcccgttccacctgaattttctcaggtgtctataagattGTTCAGATAAGATATGATCATTTCCACATTTATTAAACGTGTGACCACTTGAATCAAAGCTGCTGAGCATTACTTTCCTGTACTGATCTTTGTTACTGGTTTTGAAGGTGGCTAAGACCCCATTGTGAATCTGAAGGAAATACGATCGAGTTTCGTCGCAAGAATTAAACCTAGCGGGAATTTACCTTTGGTACAACTTCCTGAGATGTTATCATATGACGGCTTCAGAGCAAGATTCACTTCCTGGTAAGCATGTTCAGTTGTATGCTTAGGTTTAGAAAAGAAGGGTTTTGTTTTAACTTATGAGTGTTACGTTTAGCGGAATACTTTAAATTTACAGCTGGAATGAATTTTCTTTGTGTTGCAAGGAAAATGTGTAGAAGTGTGTATAGTCTATCATCCTCATAAGAATTCTAGACGGCCTGGCCATTTCCTAATTTCATCACAAACGCAGCTTTTTATCCTCAACTATCTACAGACCCTGGATACTCGCCAGGCTCGTCCGGCGTTTTTTTCTAAAATCCCTATCTCTTATACAGCTAGTGGCCCAATCAGTCGGACACACAACCGGTGGGTTGAAACAACAATAGCAAATTAAGAGAGCATGGAATAAGTCGAACTCAATAGTTTCGTTTTGCTTCTTGGTTTCCTAATCTCTTCTACGGACTGTTCAAAACATCCGACTCTGTGCGTGATACAGTGGTAAAAGTCCCCACCCAAatccttgtttgtttactttttcataattttgatGCCAAATTTCTTTAGCAATGGCATCCGATTTACAAAGGAGCAGAAAAAGGAATGACACGCGACGACTGGGTTACAACTTCAGTTAAGAGCATGTTTTATGTCGTTTTTAGTTTGAGAGGTCGTGTGACTAGACTTATTGCAAAGATAACATTTACTTTTCAACGGGACATATTGTGTCCAAATTTTAAAAGTAAGATTAATGAAATCTGTTTTTGCGTCAAAAGGCAACTTAGTTAAGTCTGTGGTTGGAATGTTGGCCTTTTCAAACACAGACTCTGTTTTCTTAATAGCAGGCGGCAATGACTTCAGCAAATCGACTGTCTCCTTCTCTCTTGAAAACAGAAGATTGTACGTCTCTGTCACTGAGCCGGCGTTGTTTTTTGTTCAGTGGAACTTTTCAACTTAAGCAATAAGAGCATTTCCGTCATCGTAATCTGTCAAAGGGAACTAAGGAGAGAAAATAACAGATGTAGGAAAGAAGTGAAATGGATACAGCAGGTCTTCAAGACAAAACTAAAACAGATGTTTAGATATAAAATGAAACGTGAGTTTTTGAGACTTTGAACGATTTTGCCCCGCCGTTTTCGTGTAAAATTAACTCTCCAATCGAGGTTTCCTGTAATTGTTTACTAAGAGAACCGTCAGTTTTTCGTCTAAAATATTCTGACTTACGAACAAAAAATTCTAAGGTACATGCCTCACGAAATCGATGTTCAATTGGAGACACTAGAAAACGAACGATCTACCAAATCAGCTAGCAGTGTAATCGTTCAATGTTTGGAATTGCATGGGTTGCGATATTTAATTCTAGTCAGTTTGCGAATCAAAATTTTGGTAAAATTATGCAAGAAACGTGATTTAAGGGCGGTGCAGGAGGGCTGTTATAAAACGCCTTAGAGGCGtgtttgaatgaataaagttgcctTAAAACACTGAATGGTCACTTGAGAAATGCTATTTCGATAAGATAACAGTTGTGTTATTGTACCATTCAATAAAGCAAATTCTTAAATGAACCTCTTCGTTTGCTAAATTCAACCCGTGTGAGGTTGAAACATTTATGCAATTGATAATTGAACTCTGAGATATTCTcattttgttgcctttttttttttactggaaCTAAGAGATTTAGCTCTGTAATTGGCTGTTTTGGCATGCTCTTTAGCTCTTGTTTTGATTTCTCACAGCTATATGCCAGACCTCACCCGGCTGGGCAGGGATTGGTTTAAATTTGTCACCAAGTTTACACAGCTGCAAGTTACCAACCCGCGAAGCCGGACAAAACACAGCAGCCTCAATTCCGCCCAGGTAAATAGCTTTAGTGCTCTGTAGAGGCGCATTACTACACACACATCTGTGACTGCGTTGGCCAGACGGTTTTCACGAGCGAGCATCAAATCATGAAGCCTGATTACGTGAAGTCTCGCGCAATCGACAAAGAGGACTTACTGAACACTTCAGTGATCTCTTCGTCAAGCGTTCCGAGAGTTCGCGAACGGGGTTCTAGGTCTTCTCTTCTCGAGCACGGATGCATCTACAACATGAGTGATTGCTACGAGAGGCTCCGAGCAATGGTCCCCGATATCCCGAACAACAGACGAATGAGCAAAGTGGAGATATTACAGCATGTTATCGACTATATCCAGGACCTTGAATCAGCTTTGGAGTTGCCAGATTTACAGTCTGCAAACAACATTGTGATGGAAGAACTCTCTGCTAACAGGGAGCCCAGAGTTCCGCTTAGTACAATTTCCTACAACCGTGAAATAGCAAGGTAGGTTTGTCTTTACAACTGTAGATCATGTTTGTGCATTGCGTTGCGTTACCGTCCACGTTAATTGTTAGGGGAACAAGGTTCAGTGATTCTACAGGATAAGATTTTCTtatttacaaaagaaaagaacatgTTATGAATATCTAAAGACTCGAGTAGAAATAAACACCATGCACATTTCAAAACTGCCTAAAATGcaacatcatcattgtcataACGGGTAATGCCTTCAAGAGA harbors:
- the LOC137974989 gene encoding DNA-binding protein inhibitor ID-2-A-like: MKPDYVKSRAIDKEDLLNTSVISSSSVPRVRERGSRSSLLEHGCIYNMSDCYERLRAMVPDIPNNRRMSKVEILQHVIDYIQDLESALELPDLQSANNIVMEELSANREPRVPLSTISYNREIARDAEKP